GGAAATAACTGACTCATTTCAGCGAGCCATGCTGTATTCGTAATGGCTTGTGTACCGACAATACAATAATCGACACCTGAATCAAAATAACGGCGAAGTGTTGCCTCATCACGAATGCCGCCGCCGACTTCAATCGGTTTGTCACTCGCTTGAATGAGTTGTTGAATATAATCCATTTCAATTGCGCGTTGTGCTTTAGCGCCGATGAGGTCGATAATATGAATACGGTCGACACTTTCAAATTGATTGTAAAATTGAATACTGTCTTCTGCACTTCTCGTCATCGCTTCAGAAGTGTTGTAATCTCCTTCAGTGAGGCGGACACTTTTGCCTTCAATTAAATCAATGGCAGGCCAAATTTTAATCATGTTGCCATCCTCCTTTTAATGCTTGTGCTAAGATCTCCAAGCCGTAATTACC
Above is a genomic segment from Staphylococcus delphini containing:
- the hisA gene encoding 1-(5-phosphoribosyl)-5-((5-phosphoribosylamino)methylideneamino)imidazole-4-carboxamide isomerase, with protein sequence MIKIWPAIDLIEGKSVRLTEGDYNTSEAMTRSAEDSIQFYNQFESVDRIHIIDLIGAKAQRAIEMDYIQQLIQASDKPIEVGGGIRDEATLRRYFDSGVDYCIVGTQAITNTAWLAEMSQLFPGKIYVSVDAYRTAIKINGWTEDAALDLFDYVAEIEDLPLGGIIYTDISKDGKLAGPNFEITAQLAQATSLPVVASGGIRHRQDLEKLETSGITAAIVGKAANQSAFWEGLS